A window of the Helianthus annuus cultivar XRQ/B chromosome 4, HanXRQr2.0-SUNRISE, whole genome shotgun sequence genome harbors these coding sequences:
- the LOC110870115 gene encoding uncharacterized protein LOC110870115 yields the protein MLSWLSGFGGIDMKMERFGKQWWRRFTVRIETWDTFPSNLRFTGTWSKLVNNGYRLNVGGFNSLSMIRGVLGNGRNIRFWIDPWVSWIPLKSLFPDLFLYRGRTIGGLRSVDEGIALGANNDRWVWDSASGEDFSMFQVRKWLGSDRSVQLASAFEWCKWLPFKCKVFMWRMLMDRIPTKKALQRRGIDCGDLRCKFCKEQEDCIDHIFTACMLTCGVWNGIASWVNLPQFYFFSINDILQIYSSSGWSKAKKAALHGVLILTCWRIWKARNDLIFRDIRRNVVEIVSDIKALGFIWFSSRFNKGLLGWKDWQRFCFDVM from the exons ATGCTTTCTTGGTTAAGTGGCTTTGGCGGTATCGACATGAAGATGGAGCGCTTTGGAAAACAGTGGTGGAGGCGATTCACGGTTCGGATAGAAACTTGGGATACTTTTCCAAGTAACTTGAGGTTCACAGGCACATGGTCTAAGTTGGTTAACAATGGGTATCGGCTAAATGTGGGTGGTTTCAATAGTTTGAGTATGATTCGAGGCGTCTTGGGCAATGGTAGGAATATCCGATTTTGGATTGATCCTTGGGTTTCTTGGATTCCTTTAAAAAGCCTGTTTCCGGATCTTTTTCT ATATAGAGGAAGAACAATTGGAGGATTGCGTTCAGTTGATGAAGGTATTGCTTTAGGGGCTAACAATGATCGTTGGGTGTGGGATTCGGCTTCGGGAGAAGATTTTTCGATGTTTCAAGTTCGGAAATGGCTGGGCAGCGACCGATCTGTTCAGCTGGCTTCGGCTTTTGAATGGTGTAAATGGCTCCCGTTTAAGTGTAAAGTGTTTATGTGGCGTATGTTGATGGATAGAATTCCGACTAAAAAGGCATTACAGAGAAGAGGCATTGATTGTGGGGATTTAAGGTGCAAGTTTTGTAAAGAACAGGAGGATTGCATCGACCATATTTTCACGGCGTGTATGTTGACGTGTGGTGTTTGGAATGGGATTGCTTCTTGGGTCAATCTTCCTCAATTTTATTTCTTTTCTATCAATGATATCTTGCAGATTTATTCGTCATCCGGATGGTCGAAAGCGAAGAAAGCAGCGTTGCATGGTGTTCTTATTTTGACGTGTTGGCGGATTTGGAAGGCTAGAAATGATCTCATCTTCAGGGATATTCGGCGGAATGTGGTTGAGATTGTTTCGGACATCAAAGCGTTGGGTTTTATTTGGTTTTCTAGTAGATTTAATAAGGGGTTGTTGGGTTGGAAGGATTGGCAAAGATTTTGTTTTGATGTAATGTAA